TGGCTACACGATGACATTCAGCGTTGTCCAAAACTCAAATCTGGAAGGTTTAAACACCACAAACAAAaccatgcaaaaaaaaaactcactaaATCAGAAGACCAACTTTTGACAGTAATGTACCCTGGGCTGCATCTAACTTCgcttttctccttttttatcaCTCTTTTTGGAGTACATAACATCCCTGTTTTACGAACTATCATATCAACAGTCTATCCCACCCTAATTGCAATTTGCAACTTCATCCATTTAGTGTGTACACACAGCAGACATCTCCAAGTTAGTTCTACATACATTACCCAGCTCCAAGTCACTAACAAATGAAAAGTCCATTCCTATGGCATCCTGCATTGCAAGAGGATGAATCCAATGAACATGGAATAATTTTATGATGCGACGTTATCTAATGAAAATTAACAGCAGATATAGTTGAGAGGAATGCATAGCTAAACATGTTTAATTGACGCACCTCATACACTCCTAATATATACTTGTCTTAACCACACCAATTACAAGTACCAATATCATACCCATCATCTGCAATGCCTGTCCACAAACAACACCTGCATGAATGTATAAGCAAAACTTATGCAGAAAAGGAAACAAGAGAAAGCAGTATACATTGAAAAGACTAGACTCGATAAGAACCAAAGTATATAGAGGGGAAAAAAACTGATTGTAAGCCACTACCTAACACTAACAGTGCTCAGAAACTTGatcattgtttccttttgatATTTCTTCTGTGCTTCCCAATACACTGGAAGCACAAGGTAAAATATCTTCCTGCCTGGTTTTAGAATTTGATCGATCAATTGTTTCTCCATGAAGAATACATTGATCTGCTCCGAATGTAGGACTCTGCATATTATCTCTTGGTTCTTGACTGAGGATAGGGAGAGCATCAAGTTTCTCGGAAGTCACTTCTGATACATGAATAACCTTATCAACCATTACTACACGAGTTTCTTCCGTGTTCCCTTGTGTTTGATTTGATGACGTTAACACCTGCTGGACCTTAGACACACCTGATTGGACCTTTTCATTGGATTGTTCTGCTCTTGATTTCTTATTTTGCCCCACATCTACAAGTGGATCGCCAACTTTATCAGTCACGTTCCCCCTCCCTCTTTTCCGTCTGCCTGCATGATGTCCATCTGGAAGCAGGAGAGCACTTTTTCCATTCACATCTTTAGCCTCAGATTCAATCTCACTTCTTCTAGCATCATCTAGAGAAGGTACTTCAACTATTACTTTTGGTTCTTCAAAAGCAAATCCTATTTGCTGTCCCTTGCCAATATTACCAAGAGATTCGTCATTTTCCGAGTACTGTTTTCCATTACAAACATTACCTGTATCAGAACCCATAAGAgaatcctcgtttctctcaagtGGCTTCTCAGGAGAATTTCTGAAAATTAGCTCTGTGCATCGTTTTATCCATGAGAATCGAACAGGGCTAGGAGGAGAAACAGGTGACTTCTGCACAAGTGGAGTATCAAACCCATTGTTGATTTTATCACCACCTTGTGTAAGAGATTGATGCTTCAAGTTCTTCCTTGCAGAGATTTTCTTTTGGTTAGACTCCATATCAGATTTAAGCATTTCAGTGATAGCATTATCATCAGAGACAGCTTTCAAATCTTCTAGTTTTTTCAATTCTTCAGTCTGAGCATAAATTTCAATTCTATCAGCATGCAACAATTCTCTCTGTTTTCGGAGCTTATCCCTTTGAACCTCAAGTTCCTCAATACATTTAGTAAGTTCAGCCCATTCCCTATTTCTCCGTTCACGATCCAAATTTATCTCAGCCCGCTCAGTCTGAAGCCTTTTCATCTCCAAGGAAACCTGTTCCAACTCTTTTGTTGCTTTCTCTTTAAGAGCATTAATATACTGAAGTTCAGTGTTCTTTTCTTCCTCAAAAGCCTTTTCTCTTTCCTTCAAAGAACTTTCCACCTCTTCACGTCTCTTCTCAATGAGGTTATTCAGCTCCTGCTTTTGCAACTCGATTTCCCGCAAGAAATCTGCTCGCTCTTGCTGCATCTTGCCAAACCATTCAGCATGTTCATGTGCCATCTTGTTCATGAACTTTTCTCGTTCGCTGGCAAGATACCCCAAATCTTGGTTGTACTGATTGCGcagattttctttctcttctcttagtTGGTCACGCTCATTCTTAATAAATGTGGAGACCGCTTCCCTTTCCTTTGCTATGAATTCTGCTTCTTTCCGcaactcttcttttttttcatcaagCAGCTCCCAATCAGCTTCAAACTTTGCCTTCTCAGTTTTCAGCTTATCTGCCTCAGCCAAAAGCTCCAACTTCTGAGATCTTACAAGGTCGATCTCTTCCTTTAGTTTCACTTCCAAAATTGACATGTCACCCGTTTCACTTTTCATGGCCTCCAGTTTCTCCTTGTCAATATCAACTTGTCTTATTTTATCTTCCAATGATGCCAATGACTTCTGCAGATCTTGGTTTGCTTGTTCAACATCATCTTTTTCCTTCTGCAAAAGCACTTTATTTAACTCAAACTTCTTCTCAGAAGCACTCAACATTTGATCTTTTTCTTCAAGAGCACTTGACAAGTCCTTCAGATCCTTCTCCTTCTCACTCAGTGACCTTGACAGAACTTCCAACTCATGCTGCCTTTGCAGGATTTGGTCCTCACAATGTTTAAGATCAACCTCCTTCAACTCCCAAGCCCGTCTCTTTTcctcaatttcattttcaaccaATTTGCGCAGCATTTGTAGCTCAACTTCCaagttatattttttggttCTCAATGCGGCTTCCTGACCAGCAACAACTTTCTGAGTTTCATCCTACATTTTCCagcaaagtaaaaaaataatgatatagaGAAAAGGATCAGaactaaaatgaaatgaaaagtaAACAATTGTGAGAGGATGTACAGATTCTCTATTAGAAAGTTTTGCTTGAAATTCAAGTAACTCTTGTTCTTTCTTGCTCAACTCAGATTTCCATTTAGTAAGTTCCTGTTTTTACACAACATAAATCAGCACATGAACAAGACAAAGatactaaatatttaatattaaaatcatcTTGAGCCAACAGAGAGTTTTCAAATATGAACCTCTTCTCGTTGTATTAAGGTTGCCTCCTTCAGTTTTAGGGTGGTTTTCTCGTCATGTAGGGCTTCATGTTCCTTTTCAATTTTCCCTTTTGTGTCCTCCAACTCTCTTTGAAGACGATTCAGTTCCTGAGATCTACTCAAAAAGTGTTCCTCTCTCTGGTTCAGCAAGGATTGTGATTGAAGTAATCTTTCCTGCTCTTGTTGCAAACCCTTTTGCCTTTCAGAAAGGGATTGCCTCTCAAGAATCATCGCCTTATCCTTTTCATCACAactgagagagaaagagagagagagatcaacataatttctgaaaaataatatgaagctatcaaaattttcaatataatcACATATGAACATGTGGAAATTATAACCACAAAACTTAATCACATGTTCAGTTAACATGTTGCTAATTGTTAAAAGGAGGTATGTTAACTGTTAGTTAGCTGCATCATGCATAATCTTGTCAATTGTATGAATTCAAAAATGAGTGATTATATTAAGTAGAAGAATAATTCAAGTATTCAACTATGCAACCTGAACCCAAAAACAAAGTTTGATCCACTAATTTCTTTCTCCCTGACCTATAACTAGATTTGTGTAAAAAAGTGCTTAGAATTGTTCAAGACAAACCATCTGTAGACAGAACAATATTGAGGCACAGCTTAATGAGCTTACATGCTCGAAACCACAAAAATGAACTAGAGAGATAGTAAGTAGCgaatttcacaaattattattattattattattattattattattattattattattattattattattattattattattattattattatacaggTAACATACTCAGACTTGAAAGATATGATTTGCCGCCTGAGATTATTTTCACGTGCTTCAACATCACGAAGCTTCCTTTCTGCAACATTGTGATATCGGTTAGCCTCTGCCTGCAAAGATTCTGCAGCACGCACCTTGGCTTCAGCCTCTGTAAATTTTCTCTGTGCTTCATCTATCAATTGGTGTGCTTCAGCAAATTTACTCTCAGCTGCAACCTTTGTTTCCGCACTTTCTGTACGCAGCTCATGCAAGGCCTTCTCAAGCTacaaaagacaataaaaaaatacccctAGAAGTGAGCAAAATAGATATTTGGAAAAGCAAGCATATATGGTTTTGCGAGGGGAGAACTATTCCATAAACTTACACTTGCTATGCATGCATCTTTGACGCTTACTGTCTTCTTCAAACTTTCTTCACGTTTCCTTGATTCAGTTAATGCAGATTTATTCATGGCTGAGTCATGTTTATGCATTAACTCAGATGATTCAGCCAAGGCCTTTACTTGCTCATACTTCGAAGCCAAATCCTTTTTCTCCAATATGAGAAGGCCCATGTGGTGCTGGTGATCATATATCTACACAACACATAAAGGTCAAAATGAAAGCGAGAAAGGAATAATGAATTTAGTTAGCACTAACAGCAGGATAGAAAATAATGtatcttataaaaatgaaagaccACATAAACCTTGTATAGAGCATTCACTTGCAAATGCAATTCAATTAATGGGGGATAGAGTTTGAGTGATAATAAACCAGTTTACAGTATAAGCATCAGATCAATTTGCTCATCTGGCTTTGCAAGTGATGGATGCTAACCAACCAAGCAGAAAATTTAACTGAAAACTATTCAAATGACCGGGAATGCAAAACAAAAGAGCAGAATGCGGCAATCTATAAAAGAAAGCAAACTTTGTAATCGGTGATACATGTACCAGGGTGAACACAAAAAATGGAAATCTCAAAGTAATATAAAGTTGGAGGAGGACCAAAAGAATATTGGCCTGATAAACAGCCCAAATGACAAGGAACCTTTCTAAACTCTTGGGCTACATATAAAATAAggagtttaaaatttaaatttttttggtctttgacaGGATATAATCACAGGCATATATGTGAAACTAATCCCTTGGGCAAGAGCTGCCCTCCTCAGAATGGAAACTCTAGGATTTACAGACTCCACTAACCCACCTCCATCGCAAATTgcaataaactaataaaaaaacttcgtaccccattgcccagagactcttcgctatgcgaaggtatgggggagggatgttgtacgcagccttacccttgcatatgcaaagaggctgtttccggattcgaacccatgaccaacaagtcaccaaggcacaactttaccgctgcaccagggctcgccctctgcAATAAACTAAtggtaatttaaaattgaaactcaATCCACTGCACTATcaatgtatcaaaattaaatccaAACTTACAACATATAATTCAAAGCATTATATAAAAGGACAAATAGCGATGAATCCACAGTTTCCCCCAATACCACAAAATTCCAAACAACGACTTCGGCTTTCTATCCAATCATAACATCACCAAGTGCAGCTAATCACTAACTACTACGTTTAAGGAACATGAACACACAGAATCTATCCACCTTAATTATCAAGAAAGTTGGACTCAACCAATAAAGCAGCAACGCAAAAAGAAGATCTCACACTAGAATAACCAAGATACCATATGAAGCGACATCAACATTGAAATTCATCATTAAACCCAAATAATTGCTAAGCCATctcaaaaattaatgaatattaaataaattatccaaCAACCACAAACAACGTCAAAAACCCACTCAAATTAAAATCCCTCAACATAACAAATTACCTCACTAACCCGAGCGCATtgcatgttccagctaacggtTGCCCCAATTCAATTCaaacaaatatcaattaaaattaaaagttagagagagagagagaggaagaaaagTAAAAGTACAAACCTCAGCTTCGAGCTTGGCGATGTAAGCAATAAGCGCAGCTTTGTCTTTGTGCTTAATCGATTCCTCGTCGAAGCCAGCGTCACGGAGGCGCTTCCAGATCTGTTCGTCGGAGAGAGGGCTTCTCAAAACCCTAG
This genomic interval from Glycine max cultivar Williams 82 chromosome 5, Glycine_max_v4.0, whole genome shotgun sequence contains the following:
- the LOC100783880 gene encoding protein CROWDED NUCLEI 4, whose translation is MELSTPNSSSKHLSITPGSRVLRSPLSDEQIWKRLRDAGFDEESIKHKDKAALIAYIAKLEAEIYDHQHHMGLLILEKKDLASKYEQVKALAESSELMHKHDSAMNKSALTESRKREESLKKTVSVKDACIASLEKALHELRTESAETKVAAESKFAEAHQLIDEAQRKFTEAEAKVRAAESLQAEANRYHNVAERKLRDVEARENNLRRQIISFKSDCDEKDKAMILERQSLSERQKGLQQEQERLLQSQSLLNQREEHFLSRSQELNRLQRELEDTKGKIEKEHEALHDEKTTLKLKEATLIQREEELTKWKSELSKKEQELLEFQAKLSNRESDETQKVVAGQEAALRTKKYNLEVELQMLRKLVENEIEEKRRAWELKEVDLKHCEDQILQRQHELEVLSRSLSEKEKDLKDLSSALEEKDQMLSASEKKFELNKVLLQKEKDDVEQANQDLQKSLASLEDKIRQVDIDKEKLEAMKSETGDMSILEVKLKEEIDLVRSQKLELLAEADKLKTEKAKFEADWELLDEKKEELRKEAEFIAKEREAVSTFIKNERDQLREEKENLRNQYNQDLGYLASEREKFMNKMAHEHAEWFGKMQQERADFLREIELQKQELNNLIEKRREEVESSLKEREKAFEEEKNTELQYINALKEKATKELEQVSLEMKRLQTERAEINLDRERRNREWAELTKCIEELEVQRDKLRKQRELLHADRIEIYAQTEELKKLEDLKAVSDDNAITEMLKSDMESNQKKISARKNLKHQSLTQGGDKINNGFDTPLVQKSPVSPPSPVRFSWIKRCTELIFRNSPEKPLERNEDSLMGSDTGNVCNGKQYSENDESLGNIGKGQQIGFAFEEPKVIVEVPSLDDARRSEIESEAKDVNGKSALLLPDGHHAGRRKRGRGNVTDKVGDPLVDVGQNKKSRAEQSNEKVQSGVSKVQQVLTSSNQTQGNTEETRVVMVDKVIHVSEVTSEKLDALPILSQEPRDNMQSPTFGADQCILHGETIDRSNSKTRQEDILPCASSVLGSTEEISKGNNDQVSEHC